The Micromonospora siamensis genome contains the following window.
CCTGCCGGACAACGCGATCGTGGCGTTCGCGCTCGGCTGCGACCTGGTCAACGTGGGCCGGGAGGCGATGCTGGCGATCGGCTGCATCCAGGCCCAGAAGTGCCACACCGACACCTGCCCCACCGGTGTCGCCACCCAGAACTCCTGGCTGGCCCGCGGCCTCGACCCGGCCAGCAAGTCGGTGCGGGCCGCCAACTACCTGCAGACCCTGCGGCGGGACCTGGTCAAGGTCGCCGAGGCCTGCGGCGTGGAGCACCCCGGCCTGATCGACACCTCCGCGGTGGAGATCCTCAACGGCCGCACCGGCTCCACCCCGCTGCACGAGGTGTACGGCTACCGACCGGAGTGGGGGCTGCCCGGCGCCACCGACCGGGCGGAGATCAGCCGGCTGATGGCCGGCGAGGCGCCGCGCGGCGGCAGCGCCCCTCCCTCCCCCACCGCGCAGCGCTGACCGCGCCGGTCCGGCGGTGACCGGCGCCGGTCCCCGGCACGGTCGCCGCCCGGACGAACCACGTCGCACCACATCGGACGTCCGGAGTGGATGCCGCCGCGCGGGGCTTACCAGGACGGCCCTACTGGCCGGGCGCGCCCGGCTGCACGATCCGTTCCGCCGGCGCCGGGCGGTACGCCTCCTTCTCGTCCGGGGCGAGGGCGGCGAAGAGCCCCACACCGGCCGGCCGCCCCGCCAGCCGGCTGCGCTGGGTCACCACCACGCAGGCCAGCACCGCCACCGCCGCCGCGACGGAGGCCGCCGTGACCCGCTCGCCGAGCAGCAGCGCCGACCACACCAGGGTCAGCACCGGCTGCGCCAGCTGGACCTGGCCGACGTGCGCGATGCCGCCCCGGGCCAGCCCGGCGTACCAGGCGAAGAAGCCGAGGAACATGGAGACCACGGTGAGGTATCCGAACGCCGACCAGGTGGTGGCATCGGCGCGCGGCGGGTGGATGACACCGGCCAGCACCGTGACGGGCACGGTGACGGGCAGGGCGAGCAGCAGCGCCCAGCAGATGGTCCGGGCACCACCCAACTGGCGGGCGAGCGCGCCGCCCTCGGCGTACCCGAGGCCACAGAGGACGACCGCCGCGAGCAGGGAGAGGTCCGCCAGGGACAGGCTGCCGTGGACCGCGCCGCTGGCGCCGAGGAAGGTGAGCACCGCCAGCATCCCGCCGGCGCTCGCGGCCCAGAACAGCGGGGACGGCCGCTCACCGGCGCGCAGCACCGCGAAGACGGCCGTCATGGCGGGCAGCACGGTGACGACGACCGCGCCGTGCGCGGAGGTCTGGCTCAGCAGGGCCAGCGACGTGAACAGCGGGAAGCCCACCACCACGCCGAGGGCGACGATGGACAGCCGGCGCCACTGGTCGCGGGTGGGGCGTGTCGCGCCGACGCCGTGCAGGTAGGCCCCGGCCAGCAGGGCCGCGCCGACCGCCCGCCCGAACGCCACGAACCACGGGTCGAGTTGCTGCACCGCGACCCGGGTGGCCGGCAGGGACAGGCTGAACCCCAGCACGCCCAGCGCACCCAGGGCGAGGCCCGCCGCCCGGCCCGCCGTTACCGATCCGCCGACAGTAACGCTACTCTTGTCTCTCATGGACCAGGGTAACGCAGCGGAGCGGGTCGTCCAAGATCTGCTCCGCGTCGTGTCCGCCGCGGCGCCCGGGGCCCGGCTGCCCTCGGTGCGCGAGCTGAGCGCCCGGCACCAGGCCTCGCCGGTCACCGTCACGGCGGCGATCCGGCAGCTGGTGGCGCGTGGAGTGGTGGAGGCGCGCGCCGGCCGGGGCACCTTCGTGGCCGCCCCGCCGGAGCACCGCACCACCCCCGACCTGTCCTGGCAGACCGTCGCGCTCGGCCCCCGCCCGGCCGGCGAGGCGGAGATGCAGGCGCTACTGGCGTTACCACCTCCCGGCGCGATTCCCCTCTCCGGTGGCTACCTCGACGCGGACCTGCAACCGGCCGCCGCACTCGGCGCCGCCCTCACCCGTGCGGGCCGGCAGCCCGCGTCGTGGCAGCGGGGTCCGGCCGAGGGGCGGGCCGACCTGCGGGCCTGGTTCGCCCGCGAGGCCGGTGGCGGGCTGCGCGCCGACGACATGGTGATCTGCCCCGGCGGGCAGTCCGCGCTGTCGTCGGCGCTGCGCGCGCTCGCCGCGCCCGGCGACACCCTGCTCGTCGAGTCGCCGACCTACCTGGGCGCGCTGGCCGCCGCCCGGGCCGCCGGCCTGCGGGTGGTGCCCGTGCCCGCCGACGCCGACGGGGTACGCCCCGACCAGCTCGCGGCCGCCTTCGCCCGCACCGGCGCCCGACTGTTCTACTGCCAGCCGCTGCACGCCAACCCGCACGGCGCCACCCTGGCCCTCCACCGCCGGCCCGCGGTGGCCGCGGCGGTACGCGACGCCGGCGCGTTCCTGATCGAGGACGACTACGCCCGCGACCTCACCCTCGACGGCGAGCCACCGCCGCCACTGGCCGCCGACGACCCGGACGGGCACGTCGTCCACCTGCGCTCGCTGACCAAGTCGGCCGCTCCCGGGCTGCGGGTGGCCGCGATCGGCGCGCGCGGTCCGGCCGGCGCCCGGCTGCGCTCGGCCCGGCTGCTCGACGACTTCTTCGTCGCCGGGCCCCTCCAGCAGGCCACACTGGAGTTCGTCACCTCCCCCGCCTGGCAGCGGCACCGCCGCGACCTGCGTATCGCGCTGCGGGCCCGCCGGGAGGCGCTGCTGGCCGCGCTGCGCAGGCGCCTGCCCGATCTCCTCCCGGAGTCGATCCCGCGCGGCGGCCTGCACCTGTGGGCCCGCCTGCCCGACGGCGCCGACGACGTCACGGTGGCCGCCGCCGCAGCGGCCGAGGGGGTGATCGTCTTCCCCGGCCGCCCCTGGTACGCCGCCGAGCCGCCGGCCGCCCACCTGCGTCTGACCTACGCCGCCGCCCCGCCCGAGCAGATGGACGAGGCGTTGCGCCGCCTCGCCCGGGCGCTGTGACCGTTGGCGGTGGCTCAGGCCGCCGCCCGATCACCCGTCGGCCGGCGGCGCCGGGCGGCATCGACGAGAGCCGGGGGCTGCCACACCCCGTCGGGCGGATAGAGGTTGGCGCCCGGCGGGACGATGGCGTCGATGCGGTCCAGCGTCTCGTCGTCGAGCTCGAGGGCGGCGCCGTCGAGCAACCGTTCGAGGTGATCCATGGTGCGCGGTCCGATGATGGTGGCGGTCACCGCCGGGTGGGCGCTGGTGAAGGCGAGCGCCAGCTCCGGCAGGCTGCGGCCCAGATCGCCGGCCAGGTCGATCAGCTGCTCCACGGCGTCGTACTTGGCGACGTTGGCGGGCAGGTCCGGGTCGAACCGGCCGGGCGTGCGGGCGGCCCGGCCGCTGGTCAGGTCGACCGGCCGGCCCCGGCGGTAGCGGCCGGTGAGGAAGCCGGAGGCGAGCGGGCTCCACACCAGCACCCCCATGCCGTACCGCTGGCAGACCGGCAGCACCGACGCCTCGATGCCACGCGCCAGCAGCGAGTACGGTGGCTGCTCGGTGCGGAACCGGCCCAGCGCCCGCCGCTCGGCCACCTGCTGCGCCTCGACGATCTGCTCCGCCGGGAAGGTCGAGCAGCCGAACGCCCGGATCTTGCCCGCCCGGACCAGGTCGGTCAGCGCGGAGAGCGTCTCCTCGATGTCGGTCCGGTCGTCCGGCCGGTGCACCTGGTAGAGGTCGATCCAGTCGGTGTCGAGACGGCGCAGGCTCTCCTCCACCGCCCGCATGATCCAGCGACGGGAGTTGCCGCCGCGGTTACGGCCCTCCCCCATCGGGAAGTGGACCTTGGTGGCCAGCACGACGTCGTCCCGGCGTCCGCGCAGGGCCTTGCCGACGATGACCTCGGACTCACCCGCCGAGTACATGTCCGCGGTGTCGACGATGTTGATCCCGCGGTCCAGCGCGGTGTGGACGATCCGGCCGCACTCGTCGTGGTCGGGGTTGCCGACGGAGCCGAACATCATGGTGCCCAGGCAGTAGGTGCTGACCTCGATGCCGGTGCCGCCCAGGGTGCGGTAGCGCATGACGGATCTCCCCGTGGTCGTCGTCCCGCGGCCGGATCCGACCGCGGTGTCGGGCGCCGACGCTAGGGGCTCCAGTGCACTCGAAGTCAACGGGTGTGGACGGGGTCGCCGCTCAGGTCTCCAGCAGCCCGCGGATCACGTCGTCGAGCACCGGGTCCACCGGGAACCGGGCCGCCAGCCAGTCCAGGGTGGTCCGGGCGGCCTCCCGGTTGCCCTCGTAGCCGGGGACCATCGCGGCCAGTGGCAGCACCTGCGCCGGCCACGCCTGCTCCACCCGCCGGCTCGGGTCGAACGGGTCCCGCCGGTGGGCGGCGTCGGTGGTCAGCCGCAGCAGCGAGATCACCCGGTCCAGGGCGTACGACTGGATGAACCGGCACGCGGTCAGCCGTTCGCCGCGCAGCTCCCGGTGCAGCCCGACGTAGAGGTTGGTCAGCGCCTCGTTGAGGTGGAACTCGACCGTGTCGTACGGCGTCGGGGCGGGTGGCGCCGGCCGGTCGGCCAGCCCGGCGGGCGCGTCGGCACGCTGCCAGACCACCCGGGCGCCGGTGAACGGCAGCCGGGCCAGCTGCGCGACGGTGAAGATCGCGTACTCGACGAAGACGCCGTCGGCGTAGAGCGCCTTGCGGCCGTTGCGCTCGTTGGCGAAGCTCCAGGCCACCGGGTGCGGCGCGGCCAGCCAGGAGACGTCGTCGACGTAGCCGGCCACCGCGCCGTCGTCGACGATCAGGAAGAAGTCCAGGTCGGAGTGGTCGTCCAGGCGGTCGTGCTCGGCCCCGGCGGAGCCCAGGCCGAGCAGGGCGATCACGTCCGGCCGGGTGGCGAGGTGGGTGGCGAGGTCGTCGAGTCGACGCAGCATCGGGTGCATGCCGTCGTCCCTTCCGTGAAGAGTCGACGTTTCATCCCGTACGGCCATGGGTTCCGCCGGGGTCGCGACACCGATGCCCGCCATTCTGGCCCAGACCGGGTGAGGGTTCAACCGGCCAGCACGACGTGCAGGTTCCGCGGGCCGTGCACGCCTTCCACCCGGTTCAGTTCGATGTCGCTGGTGGCCGACGGGCCGCTGATCCAGGTGAGCGGGCGGTCGGGGCGCAGCCGGGCGAGCGCGTCGGGCACCCCGGCGACGACCTGGTCGGCGCGGAGCACGCAGACGTGCACGTCGGGCAGCAGGGTGATCACCCGTCGTCCCTGGTCGGGGCTGGCGTCGAGGACGACGGTGCCGGTCTCGGCGACCGCCACGGCCGCTGCGGTGACCACGCCGTCGCAGGCGGCGATCTGGTCGTGGGTCAGGCCGTCGTCGACGACCGCGTGGACGCCGGCGGGCAGCCAGTGCCGGGGCAGCCCGGCCGGGACCACCACCCGGCCGCCGGGCAGGACGCCGGCGACGACGTCGGCCACCCCGGCGTCGGCACAGCGGTGCACGGTGGCGCGGTAGTCGGTGAGCCGCTCGACCAGCAGGTCCAGGTCGACCGGCGCCCCGGCCGGCCGGTAGTCGCGGGGCACGTCGGCGGGGCGGGTCGCGGCGTCCGCGCCGAGGGCAGCCCGCAGCCGGCCGAGGATCAGCTCCCGGCTCACCGTCGGGCCCACCATTCGCGGAAGGTCTCCCGGGGCGGTTCGGGCAGGTCCCGGCCGAGGGTCCACCCGTTCAGCGGCGGTGGCAGGCCCCGGCCGCGGCGGCCGGCGAGGCGGGACAGTCGCGCGGCGCGCTGCGCGGCCGCGTACAGCGCCGGGTGGTCCATCGTGTACGCGGCCGCGGCCATCGCCGCCGATTCGGCGGGCGGGTGCGGGGCCTCGGCGCGCAGGTGCACCAGCAGCTCCGGAATGTTGATCTTCACGGGGCAGGCGTCGTAGCAGGCGCCGCAGAGCGACGACGCGTACGGCAGGGAGGCGTTGTCGGCCACGCCGGTGAGCTGCGGTGACAGCACCGCGCCGATCGGCCCCGGATACACCGACCCGTACGCGTGCCCGCCGGCGCGTTCGTACACCGGGCAGACGTTGAGGCAGGCGGAGCAGCGGATGCAGTGCAACGCCGACCGGCCGGCCGGGTCGGCGAGCACCGCGCTGCGCCCGTTGTCCAGCAGCACCAGGTGGAACGCCTGCGGCCCGTCGCCGGGGGTGACCCCGGTCCACATCGAGGTGTACGGGTTCATCCGCTCCCCGGTGGAGGCCCGGGGCAGCAGTTGCAGGAAGACCTCCAGGTCCCGCCAGGTGGGCAGGACCTTCTCGATGCCCATCACGGTGATCAGGGTGTCGGGCAGGGTCAGGCACATCCGCCCGTTGCCCTCGGACTCGACCACGGCCAGCGTGCCGGTCTCGGCGACGGCGAAGTTGGCGCCGGAGACGGCGACCGGGGTGCTGAGGAAGGTGCGGCGCAGGTGGGCGCGGGCGGCTGCGGCCAGCGCGGCCGGCTCGTCGGTCAGCGACGGGTCCACGCCGGGCATCCGGCGCAGGAAGATCTCCCGGATCTCGGCCCGGTTGCGGTGGATCGCCGGGACGAGGATGTGGCTGGGGCGGTCCTCGCCGAGCTGCACGATCAGCTCGGCAAGGTCGGTCTCCACCGGTTCGATGCCGGCCGCCTCGAGGGCCTCGTTGAGGCCGATCTCCTGGGTGGCCATCGACTTGACCTTGATCACCCGGTCGGCGCCGGTGGCCCGGACCAGGCCGGTGACGATCCGGTTGGCCTCGTTCGCGTCGGCCGCCCAGTGCACGGTGCCGCCGGCGGCGGTGACCGCCGACTCCAGCTGTTCGAGCAGCTGCGGCAGGCGGGCCAGCACGTCGGCCTTGATCGCGGCCCCGGCGTCGCGCAGCCGCTGCCAGTCGGGCAGCTCGCCGATCACCGCCGCCGACTTCGCGCGGATGGTGCCGGTGGCGTGGCCGAGGTTGCGGCGCAGCTGCGGGTCGGCGAGGCCGCGCCGGGCGGCGACCGGGAACGGCTCGTCGCCGCGCAGGTGCCCGACGCCGCGCGGCGCGGTGGCCGGCATGCCGAGGAACGTCCGGGTCACGACCGCGCCTCCAGCCGCCGTCGCTCGCCGGCGGTCTCGCCGGCCTCCGTGGCGGCCAGGATCTCGGCCAGGTGCACGGTGCGTACGCCGGCACGCAGCCGGGACAGCCCGCCGCCGAGGTGCATGAGGCAGGAGGAGTCCCCGGCGGTGCAGACGTCCGCGCCGGTGGCCAGCACGTGGCGCATCTTGTCGGCCAGCATCGCCGTCGAGGTGTCGGCGTTCTTCACCGCGAACGTGCCGCCGAACCCGCAGCACTGCTCGGCCTGCGGCAGCTCGACCAGGTCCAGGCCGCGCACCGCGCGCAGCAGCCGCAGCGGCTTGTCGCCCACCCGCAGCAGCCGCAACGAGTGGCAGGTCGGGTGGTAGGTCACCCGGTGCGGATAGTACGCGCCCACGTCGGTCACCCCGAGCACGTCGACCAGGAACTCCGACAGCTCGAAGGTGCGCCCGGCGACGTCCTCGGCCCGGGCGGCGAGTCGCGGGTCACCGGCCCGGCGGGCCACCATGGCGTGCTGGTGGCGTACCGACCCGACGCAGGAGCCCGACGGCGCGACCACCGCCTCGTACGGGGCGAAGGCGCGGACGTGCCGCCGGACCAGCGGCAGCGCCTGGTCCGGGTAGCCGGTGTTGACGTGCATCTGCCCGCAGCAGGTCTGCTCCTCGGGGAAGACCACCTGGTGGCCGAGGCGTTCCAGCAGCCGGACGGTGGCCCGGGCCGCCTCGGGGAACATCGTGTCGGCCAGGCACGTCACGAACAACGCGATCCGCATGCTCACCTCCGCCCTGCGACGGTAACCCCGGGCGCGGGCCGCTGCCGCCCGGCCCGGCTCAGGCCGCCGGGACGGTGATCAGGTAGTCGTCGGCCTCGTCGCTCCAGCGCAGGTCGACCGCGCCGCCGGTGGCGGCGGCCCGGCAGAACTGGAGGAAGCCCCGGTAGCCGAGCTTCTTCTCGCTGAAGTCCGGTCGTACCCGGCGGAGCTGGTTCTTCAGCCCGGACAGCGCGACCGCGCCGTCCGCGCCGGCCAGGTCCTGCACCACGCTGCGGACCAGCGCGAAGGCGGCCTCGCGGTCGCCGTGCTCGGGGAGGGTGACCTCGGGGTCGCCCTTGGCCGGGCCCTCGGCCAGCTCGATCACGTTGCGGCCGGCGAGGTGCCGCAGCAGCTCCCCGAAGGTACGGAAGCCGTAGTCGGACTCGCTGAAGGTCGGGTCCTTGCGGCGCAGCGCGCGCTTGAGGGTGGAGGCGGTCACCTCCCCGCCGGAGCTGCCCTGCATCCCGGCCACGGTCTGCGCGACCAGCACGGCGAGGCTGTCGACGTCGCGGGCCGGCTCCTCGGCGGCGGCCTGCGCCTCGACCTCCTGCTCCACCGGCTGCGGCTCCGGGCTGGGGGTACGCGCCGCACGGACGCGCTTCGGTCGGGCCGGCGGCACCTCCACGCCCTCGAGGCGGTCGTAGTAGAGGAACTCGTCGCAGGCCGGCGGCAGCAGCTTCGAGGTGGACTTCTCCACCCCGACCCCGATCACCCGCTTGTTGAGCTCCCGCAGCTTGTGCACCAGCGGGGTGAAGTCGCTGTCCCCGGTGCCGATCACGAAGGTGGAGATGTAGTCGCGTTCGAAGGCCAGCTCGATGGCGTCCACCGCCATCTTGATGTCGGCGGCGTTCTTGCGGGAGGCGCCCATCCGCTGCGGGATCTCGATCAGCTCGACGTGCGAGCGGGTGAGCATCCGGCGGTCCTCGTCGAAGTACGACCAGTCCGCGTACGCCCGGCGTACCACCACCCGGCCCCGCTCGGCCAGCGCGTCGGCGATCGGACGCAGGTCGAACGTGCCGCCGCCCAGGTGCTCACGGGCGCCGAGGGCGAGGTTCTCGTAGTCGAGAAAGAGGGCGATCCGGTCTTCTTGATCCACGCGCTCAGCGTACGCCCGGGTCCGGCCGGGCCGTCGGCGGCGCGTAAGGCTTCCGCAAGGTTCGCCGGGCTCGGTGGCCGCTACGCTGGCCGACACCGGGGAGGAGGTACGCGTGGCGCAACGGGTGCTGGTCGTCGACGACGACCGGACGGTCGCCGACGTGGTCTGCCGCTACCTGGAGCACGCCGGCTACCAGGTGGAGCACGTCGGGGACGGGGCCGCCGCGCTGGCCTCGGTCGCCGCCGCCCCACCGCAGCTGGTCGTCCTGGACGTGATGCTGCCGGTGCTGGACGGGCTGGAGGTGTGCCGGCGGCTGCGGCAGCGGCCCGACGGCGTACCCATCGTGATGCTGACCGCGCGCGGCGACGAGGCGGACCGGATCCTCGGCCTGCAACTGGGTGCGGACGACTACCTGGGCAAACCGTTCTCCCCGCGTGAGCTGGTGCTGCGGGTGGCCTCGGTGCTGCGCCGCTGCGGCGGCGGCGAACCGGTCCCGGGGGCGGCGCGGGAGCTGACCGACGGTGGGCTGGTGGTGGAGACGGGCGCCCGGGTGGCCCGTCTGCACGGCCGGGAGCTGGCGCTGACCCTGCGCGAGTTCGACCTGCTGGAGTTCCTGATGCGGCATCCGGCGCGGGCGTTCCGCCGGGCCGAGCTGCTGGACCGGGTGTGGGGGTGGCGCTTCGGCGACCAGTCCACGGTGACCGTGCACGTGCGACGGCTGCGGGAGAAGATCGAGGCGGACCCGGCCGACCCACGGCGGATCGTCACGGTGTGGGGGGTCGGCTACCGGTACGAGCCGGCCGATGGCTGACCTCGCGCTGATCTTCGCGGTGGCGCTCGCCGCGGCGTGCGGGGTGGGGCTGCTGGGCGCGGCGGCGCTGCGGCTGCTGCGCGGCCGGTCGATCACCGTACACATCTCGGTGCTGCTGGCCACCACCGTCACCGCGGTCGTCGCCGGCGTGGCGGTGATCGCCGAGGCGATGTTCCTGTCCCCGCACGACCTGGAGGTCGTGCTGATCACCGTCTCCGCGGCGGCGGTGGTCAGTGTCGCCGTCGGCTGGCTCTCCGGGCGGCGGCTGGCCGCCGCGGCGGTCTGGGCCGACCAGGCGCGGGAGCGGGAGCGGCGGATCGAGAAGGGGCGCCGGGACCTGGTCGCCTGGGTGTCGCACGACCTGCGGACGCCGCTGGCCGGGCTGCGGGCGATGGCCGAGGCGCTGGAGGACCGGGTGGTCGCCGACCGGGTCACGGTGGACGAGTACCACCGGCGGATCCGGGTGGAGACCGACCGGATGACCCGGCTGGTCGACGACCTGTTCGAGCTGTCCCGGATCAACGCCGGCGCGCTGCGGCTGTCGCTGTCGCCGGTGCCGCTGGGCGACGTGGTCTCCGACGCCCTCGCCGGGACTGCGCCGCTGGCGGCGGCCCGCCGCATCCGGCTGGTCGCCGCCGAGTCGGGCTGGCCGGTCGTGGTGGCCAGCGAACCGGAGCTGACCCGGGTGGTGGGAAACCTGCTGCTCAACGCGGTCCGCTACACCCCGGCCGACGGCACGGTCCGGGTCGAGGCGGGCCGGGACGGCGAGCAGGCCTGGTTCGCGGTGGCCGACACCTGCGGCGGCATCCCCGAACCCGACCTGCCGCGGCTGTTCGACGTGGCGTTCCGGGGCGAGCCGGCCCGCACCCCGACGCCGGGCAACGGCGGGTTGGAGGGCTCCGGCGGGCTGGGCCTGGCCATCGTGCGCGGGCTGGTCGAGGCGCACGGCGGCCGGGTGGAGGTGGGCAACGTCGGCGACGGCTGCCGGTTCGTGGTGCGGTTGCCGCTGGCCGCCTGACCCACCCCGCGTCCGGCCGGGACCGCCTGTCCGGCCCGGCGTCAGCGGCGGGCCAGCTCGGCGAACCAGCGACGGCCGGCCGCGAACACGTCCCGCACCGCCAGACCGGCGGCGTCCGCCGGTTCGCCGACGGTGGTGGCGTCCACCCCCGCCCAGCGGAACGCCGGCCCCCGGTGCCCGGCGGAGAGCACGTACGCCCGTCCCTGCCAGGCGCCGGCGCCCGGCGGGTCGACCTCCACCAGGACGGTCCCCCCGGCGCGCAGCAGCGCGCGGCAGCGGTGCAGCAGCGCGACGGGGTCGCCGCCGATGCCGACGTTGCCGTCGAGGAGCACCAGGTGCGCCCACCGGCCCTCGGCGGGCAGCCGGTCGAACAGGTCGGCGCGCACCGCGACCGCGCCGCGCGCCCGGGTCAGCGCGACCGCCCGGGCGGAGACGTCCACGCCGACGGTGGTCAGGCCGGCCCGGGTCAGGGCGGCGGTGAGCCGACCAGGGCCGCACCCGAGGTCCAGGGTGGGGCCGGCGCAGCGGGCGACGACCGGTTGGGTGGCCGGCTCCGCCGGGCCGTGCCAGCGTTCCACCGGCAGCCGGCGGCGGACCCCGTCCGGACCGACCAGCCAGTGGCCGCCGCCGTCCCGGTCCCGCAGCGCGGGGCCGAAACCGTCGCCGGCCGCCGCCGGCCGGGCTGGCACGCGTGCCGGCGCGGTCACCGTCGCGGCGGCCAGCGGGTGTCCCTGCACCGCGCCGGCCGGCCCGCGCCCCGGTGGGGCCGGCCGCGGCTCGGCGAGCCGGCGACCCCGCCCGTTCACCGCCGGCCGCCGGTGAGCGAACGCCGGCGGGTGCCGGTGGTCGGATGGCGCAGCGCGGCGACCGCCCGGGCGAACCGGCCGCCCGGCGCGAGCGCGGCCACGGCGAGCGCGTCGGCCCAGACGTCCACGTCCCGCAGCACCGGCAGCGGCGCCACCCGCAGGCCACGACCGCGCAACGCCGCCCAGGTGAGCCGGCAGGTGTCCGGGGTCGAGGTGGGCACCGCGCGCAGCGCGGCGGCGTGCCGGGGATCGCGCAGGCCCAACCCCCACCAGCCACCGTCGGCGGCCCGCCCCAGCACGGCGTCACCGTCGGCGAGCCGGCGTACGGCCGCCGACAGCCGGGCCGGGGTGAGCTGCGGGGTGTCCATGCCGATCTGGAACACCGGCCGTCCCGGCCAGGCGTCCGCCACGTCGGCGTGCGCGTGGACGATCCGGGTGGCCAGGTCGTCCCCGCGCTGCGGCAGGACCGGCCAGCCGGCGGTGGCCCCGGCCAGCTCCACCGCGCCGACGGCGTCGGACAGCCGGCCGGCCAGCGCCAGCACCGGGGTCACCGCCTCGGTCGCGCGGATCGCATCGATGGTGTCCAGCAGGGCGGCGGCGGCGATCCGGGCCGCAAGGCGGGGCGTGGCGGGCGGGCAGAGCCGGGTCTTCACCGCCCCGGGCACCGGCGCCTTGGCCAGCAGCAGCAGCACGGTCACCGGGGACCGTCCACGGTGCGCAGCACGGCGGCGAAGTCGCGGGTGGCCCGCAGGGTGCCGCGGACCGAGCCGGAGACCTTGGAGCGGGTGCCGGCGGCGCGGGGTGCGTAGCTGACGTCCAGCTCGTGGATCCGCCAGCCCGCCGCGGCGGCCCGGATCAGCAGCTCCAGCGGATAGCCGAACGCCCGGTCGGTGACGCCCAGGCCGAGCAGCGCCTCCCGGCGGGCCACCCGGATCGGGCTGAGATCGCGCAACGGCACCCCCCGCTGCCGCAGCAGGGCGGCGACCAGCGCCGTACCGGCCCGGGCGTGCCAGGGCCAGACGCCGAGGCGTACCGGCCGGCGGCGGCCCACGGCCAGGTCGGCGACGTCCTCGGTGACCGGGGCGACCAGGGCGGGCAGCTGCCGCGGGTCGAACGAGCCGTCCGCGTCC
Protein-coding sequences here:
- a CDS encoding glycosyltransferase family 2 protein — protein: MPTQIDVVLPCLDEAAALPGVLTALPPGYRAIVVDNGSRDGSPEVAARYGARVVREPRRGYGAAVHAGIEAADTELVCVLDADGSFDPRQLPALVAPVTEDVADLAVGRRRPVRLGVWPWHARAGTALVAALLRQRGVPLRDLSPIRVARREALLGLGVTDRAFGYPLELLIRAAAAGWRIHELDVSYAPRAAGTRSKVSGSVRGTLRATRDFAAVLRTVDGPR
- a CDS encoding class I SAM-dependent methyltransferase, yielding MNGRGRRLAEPRPAPPGRGPAGAVQGHPLAAATVTAPARVPARPAAAGDGFGPALRDRDGGGHWLVGPDGVRRRLPVERWHGPAEPATQPVVARCAGPTLDLGCGPGRLTAALTRAGLTTVGVDVSARAVALTRARGAVAVRADLFDRLPAEGRWAHLVLLDGNVGIGGDPVALLHRCRALLRAGGTVLVEVDPPGAGAWQGRAYVLSAGHRGPAFRWAGVDATTVGEPADAAGLAVRDVFAAGRRWFAELARR
- a CDS encoding TIGR04282 family arsenosugar biosynthesis glycosyltransferase; translation: MTVLLLLAKAPVPGAVKTRLCPPATPRLAARIAAAALLDTIDAIRATEAVTPVLALAGRLSDAVGAVELAGATAGWPVLPQRGDDLATRIVHAHADVADAWPGRPVFQIGMDTPQLTPARLSAAVRRLADGDAVLGRAADGGWWGLGLRDPRHAAALRAVPTSTPDTCRLTWAALRGRGLRVAPLPVLRDVDVWADALAVAALAPGGRFARAVAALRHPTTGTRRRSLTGGRR
- a CDS encoding sensor histidine kinase — translated: MADLALIFAVALAAACGVGLLGAAALRLLRGRSITVHISVLLATTVTAVVAGVAVIAEAMFLSPHDLEVVLITVSAAAVVSVAVGWLSGRRLAAAAVWADQARERERRIEKGRRDLVAWVSHDLRTPLAGLRAMAEALEDRVVADRVTVDEYHRRIRVETDRMTRLVDDLFELSRINAGALRLSLSPVPLGDVVSDALAGTAPLAAARRIRLVAAESGWPVVVASEPELTRVVGNLLLNAVRYTPADGTVRVEAGRDGEQAWFAVADTCGGIPEPDLPRLFDVAFRGEPARTPTPGNGGLEGSGGLGLAIVRGLVEAHGGRVEVGNVGDGCRFVVRLPLAA